Genomic DNA from Candidatus Zixiibacteriota bacterium:
GGCGTCTTACCCAGCCTCACCAAAGCTTCCAATTCCCGCCGCTGAATACGATTCAATCTGAGAGGTCGACTAACATTGCTCATACCCCATAATAAAAAGTTTAAATCATACTGTCAAGTTATTTATGGGACACAACACTAGCTAATGATGACCGGAATGTCCCAGGAAATGGTAGAAAGGAACCCCTTTTATGCGGAGAATAGCTATATTTTTCTTAAAAAAGTCGCAATTGGTGATTGACAGGTCGTTGTACAAATGGTTAGGTTGTAATGGCAGCGAAAGGAAAATCATGATATTAGATAGTGCCGAACTGGCAGCCGAACGGGTTAGAAAATTATATTGGAATGGCCTCTTCCCTATCGATCCGGTTAAGATAGCCGCATCAATGGGAGTGAAAGTCCTCAAATCAGAATTACCTCCAGAAGTATCGGGAGCGATTATCAAACAACAAGGTCAAGATGCGATAATATATTTGTCAGCAGATGATTCAGATCAACGTAAGCGATTCACCTGCGCTCACGAATTAGGCCATTTCTATCAACATTTGGGTGATGACAAGATTGGTTATGTTGATCTTCGGCATGATACACTTTCGGCTGCGGCCTCCCAACCCGAGGAAATATTCGCAAATCAATTCGCAGCCCATTTGCTTATGCCGGAAACAGAAATAAAAAGACGTTGCAGAGATAGCAAGGTAGAACTGACAGCATACTTTGGCGTTTCAGCCGAAGCCTTGAAATATCGACTGATGAATCTCAAGATTAAACATCCAGAATTTGAATGACAGAGGGGCAAGAAAAAACATTTTCTGAAATGCAAAAAGCTCCATTTACTTATATAAATCAAATTATAAGTGGATCAGGAGTGCCCCAAGACCCGCTCACTGATGAGGATGTCGCGGATCGCAAGGCCGATAGAGACCTACGGAAAAAACTCGCACATAGATGGTTTGCGGTTGTGGCCGTGCAACTATTAGTAATGAATATAGTCTTTATTATTATTCTTGTAAAATATCCGATTGATCAATGGACATTGCGTTTATATGTATCGGCTACATTATTAGAGACATGGGGCATCGTTAAAATCATTATACTCAATCTTTTCCCCAAAAGAAAATAGCTTTTGTAGGTCGGAGTTTCGGATGATTCGCCTTTGGCGAATAAGGAGAAACCCGACATCAATCTTAATCGGCTGCTTGGGTGGCATTCCCAGGCTCCGACTTCTGTCGGAGCTTGGGGATGAGCTTTTGTCCCCATCTGCAAAATCTGTATCGAATCGATGGTAATTACTGCTTCACCCCCCTTATATAGAAGGAGTGTTTATTTATATGTCTGCCCGCGAAAAACAACTTATTGCCAATCGTGCCAGTGCTTTAAAATCAATCGGCCCCAAAACCGGCCGGGACACGTCCGCTTCCTACAACTGGGTCTCATTGTCGATTCCCCGCCAGGCTAGAAGAGACATTTTAAAAATCGAAGAAACAAACCCATTATGCCGACCCTCTCCCGCTTACCCAATCCCTTCTCCGGCAATAAATAAAATGAAAGTGAGTATGTTTCTTGGAGGGACAAAGATTTTAAAAGCAAACCCATTTTACAGGCTGCCGGGCGCCCCACCGCCGCACATTTATTGTGCCGGGCGCTTGTGCCGTTCTTGCTTGCCCACCCGGCATAATATTCTTATCATGTCTGGTATATTATTGTAGGCCACGAGCCCCGCGCTCGTGCCATTCCAAACATAAGGAAAAAGAAATGCATCTCATCGGTCAAAAAATACTCGGAGTCATAATCTTGATTCTGCTTGGTCTTCTGGTCGCGATCAAATGGAAAGCGACTGGTTCAATCCTGGAGAAACCGAAAGGTAATCTTCTTCTCTGCGTGGTCAATGCGTTCAACCTCTTCTTCTTGTTAATCGTAAATCCCCTGGCGGCAATCCTGCTGGTAACCGGCCGGATTGAATCTGTCGATATCACATTTCTGGCGATTAATGAGGGGTGGCTTTTGATGCTCTTAGAGATCGGCGGTTTTATATTTTATCTTTCCGGTTTCATTTTGATGGCATGGGCTTTGAGCGCATTAAATACCAATTATCAGTTGGGCGGAACTACTCCTCGCGCCGGCGATACTTTTATCTCATCCGGCCCTTATAGAATTGTCAGACATCCGATGTATACCGCAGTGTTGGGCATTGCTCTGGGGCTTGCCTGCCTGACCCAGTCGCTTGCCTTCTATTCCGTATTTGTCATCTATCTGGTGTTGATCATTTTTCTCATACCGGCCGAAGAAGAGGGCCTGCGACAAATGTACGGTGAACAATATGCCGCCTATCGGAAAAAAGTAAAAAGGCTTTTTCCGTTCATATACTGATAATACAGGTGAGATGACTTTGAAGACTCTGATAACGAACAAAACAAATTGTCTCTGGAGAATCCGGATATGATAGAATCACTGATTATCACTCTCTTGCCGGTAATTTTCCTGATTGTCCTGTTTGGTGGAGGGGCGGTGTTTCGGCGTCGGAATATCGATATGGATGGTGTTGCTCCGATCGGCACGGCGGTGTTCATATCAAGCAAGTACGCCATCGTTCTTCTTTGGGTGTGTATGATATTTCAGAGTTGGGGAGTTCGTCTTTCTATCTTTGAAATACCGGAGCCGGCGCGATCGATCGCGCTCTTATTATTTATTTTGGGATTCCTGCTTCTATTTGCAGGACGCTTTGAAATGGGTAGCTCTTTCAGAATCGGGTCGCCGAAAGAAGACACTAAGCTGAAAGTAAATGGTCTCTTTAGATTCAGTCGAAACCCAATGTATCTCGGGGTATATACAACTATTTTGGCCTCGGTAGTTTATACTCTTAATCCGATTCTATTGGCTGTCTGCATTTTTGTGATAGCCGTCCACCACCAAATTGTTCTGGCCGAAGAGCAGTATCTATTAAGAGCGTTTGGCGAAGAGTATAGAGAATATTGTGCTCATGTGAGAAGGTATATTTAACCGGGAGGGGACAAAACAATGTTCTGTCCCCACGGCTCCTCATACATCTTTTGAGGTGCGCTTGGAGAAATAAAGAATATTTTCGCCATATATGTACCCCGCTTTACGGAAGGCTGATATCGAGGGAAGATTCTCTTCCTCGATAAGGCAGGCGATAATCTTTATGCCGCAACCAAAAAGGAAAGACTCACACTCGGCAATCAATTGCCCGGCCAGCCCCTGCCCGCGGCAGTCGGGGTCGATGGCCAGACGGTTGATCCATCCTCGGCGGCCGTCATGGGCGGCGATCACCGCACCGATCATTTTCTCCCTGTCGTACATCCCCAGGATAGCGGTCTCGGCCCGCTGGAATTCGACCTGCATTGTTTCGCGCGAATCGCGCCCGTGCGGGCGATATGTCAGGCCGGAGCGCCCCCAGAGATTTATCAAATCATCATATTCGCAATAATCAATCGGACGAATCATGTATTCCATATTTCTCCTCCAGTATCGCCCTGACCCGCGCCACGGCGGTCTCGGTCGAAAACGGTTTCTCGGTCCAATGCTCGCAACCGGTGAAATTCAAAAACACTCCCCGCGCGGGAACGCCGACCTCTTTAGCCGTGCGCATCCCCGGGGCAAGGGTCAGAATACAGGAAATACCGATGGCCGACAGTGACGGTTTCACTTTTATTATTTTTTTCAGCTGTTTTTCCAGCGCCCGTTTGGAAAAATACCCCTCGACTCCATGCCGATCGGCGATCTCCATGATTTTATTCACCTGGCAGTTGGGAACACATCGGGCACATCTCTTCCCGAACCGGCCCCGCGTTCTCTTGCACTTATCACCCATGAGAGAAAGACAATCGGGGAGAATAATAACTGTATCCCGGGCTTTATTAAATGCCTCGCGGTTGAAATCATCGAATATATTGGAGTACAATGCCTCGATAAGATAGAACGGTTTGGCCGTGCGCCGGAAAGCATGATCATCACGTTTGGAGTGGTCGCTTATGGCTTTTTCATAAAACGAATCAACATTCTTGAATTCCTCGCCGAAAAGGGCAAGGCCCTCCACGAGAACCTTCTGAGTGAACTGCTCCAGCTTGTCGTAGAAATCCTCACCGAGACGGAAAGTATTGGTCGGTTTTTCCTGCATGGGGCCAATATAAGAGAAAGGTTGCGGTTTTCCAACGGCGGGCAATAAAAAGGCCGCCCCGGCCGGTGCGGGGACGGCCCGGAGATGAGAGAATGGTTTATCCCTCGTATTCGATTTCTTTATCCTTGCCCCAGTTCTTGAGAGTCTTTTCGACTTTCACCCGGTTGCTTCCCTTGCGGGCGGAATCGTTGCCGGGGTTGTATGTCAGAGAAGTTTCGTACTCTTTGCGGGCTTCATCGAGCCGCCCCATATTTTCGAAACAGTAGCCGAGAGAAAAATGCATCTCCGCTTTAACCAGCTTATTATCGGGGACGAATCGCAATCCGGTTTTGATAGTCTCGACAGCGCGGGCGAAATCCTTTCTCTTCTGCATGCAAAGCCCCATGTAGTAGTAAGCCTCCCAGTTGCGGCTGTCGAATGAGACCGCTTTCTCGCAGTGCTGCAACGCCTGTTTGTATTTGTCCCGGGCGTAGAATATCTTGGCCTGGCGCAAATGCTCGATGGAGGCGTTGAAATTGGTCTCCGGGTTGCGCATTACCGTTGTAGAGGGGGTTGCCTCGGTGCCGGTCTGGACGATAACCACCTCTTTGCTGCAACCGAGCGCGATAAGAAGTACAACTGGTATCAGAATAAGGAACAATTTTCTCACGACAACCTCCATTGCTGAAAGGAAGAATCTGATTTCTTCTATTATCGGCAGGTGAGGGGGGAGACTTGAAATTGATGTGCAGGGATTGAACAGGGGGCGGTATCCTCAAGATAAGCCTGCCGCGCACCAGACATGGCCGGATGCCGGGTCACATTCCCCCCGACTTCGTCGAGGGAAACAAGACCCGGCATAACATTGTCGTTGCCTGTTGGTAATTCGCTTCGCAAAACCGTTCGGGATTTTGCGC
This window encodes:
- a CDS encoding ImmA/IrrE family metallo-endopeptidase; the encoded protein is MRRIAIFFLKKSQLVIDRSLYKWLGCNGSERKIMILDSAELAAERVRKLYWNGLFPIDPVKIAASMGVKVLKSELPPEVSGAIIKQQGQDAIIYLSADDSDQRKRFTCAHELGHFYQHLGDDKIGYVDLRHDTLSAAASQPEEIFANQFAAHLLMPETEIKRRCRDSKVELTAYFGVSAEALKYRLMNLKIKHPEFE
- a CDS encoding isoprenylcysteine carboxylmethyltransferase family protein, translated to MHLIGQKILGVIILILLGLLVAIKWKATGSILEKPKGNLLLCVVNAFNLFFLLIVNPLAAILLVTGRIESVDITFLAINEGWLLMLLEIGGFIFYLSGFILMAWALSALNTNYQLGGTTPRAGDTFISSGPYRIVRHPMYTAVLGIALGLACLTQSLAFYSVFVIYLVLIIFLIPAEEEGLRQMYGEQYAAYRKKVKRLFPFIY
- a CDS encoding isoprenylcysteine carboxylmethyltransferase family protein, coding for MIESLIITLLPVIFLIVLFGGGAVFRRRNIDMDGVAPIGTAVFISSKYAIVLLWVCMIFQSWGVRLSIFEIPEPARSIALLLFILGFLLLFAGRFEMGSSFRIGSPKEDTKLKVNGLFRFSRNPMYLGVYTTILASVVYTLNPILLAVCIFVIAVHHQIVLAEEQYLLRAFGEEYREYCAHVRRYI
- a CDS encoding GNAT family N-acetyltransferase encodes the protein MEYMIRPIDYCEYDDLINLWGRSGLTYRPHGRDSRETMQVEFQRAETAILGMYDREKMIGAVIAAHDGRRGWINRLAIDPDCRGQGLAGQLIAECESFLFGCGIKIIACLIEEENLPSISAFRKAGYIYGENILYFSKRTSKDV
- a CDS encoding DUF116 domain-containing protein, producing MPAVGKPQPFSYIGPMQEKPTNTFRLGEDFYDKLEQFTQKVLVEGLALFGEEFKNVDSFYEKAISDHSKRDDHAFRRTAKPFYLIEALYSNIFDDFNREAFNKARDTVIILPDCLSLMGDKCKRTRGRFGKRCARCVPNCQVNKIMEIADRHGVEGYFSKRALEKQLKKIIKVKPSLSAIGISCILTLAPGMRTAKEVGVPARGVFLNFTGCEHWTEKPFSTETAVARVRAILEEKYGIHDSSD
- a CDS encoding tetratricopeptide repeat protein, yielding MRKLFLILIPVVLLIALGCSKEVVIVQTGTEATPSTTVMRNPETNFNASIEHLRQAKIFYARDKYKQALQHCEKAVSFDSRNWEAYYYMGLCMQKRKDFARAVETIKTGLRFVPDNKLVKAEMHFSLGYCFENMGRLDEARKEYETSLTYNPGNDSARKGSNRVKVEKTLKNWGKDKEIEYEG